ccccaaatggccacaataggtggggctgggctgatctgaagcccggagccaggggcGTCTtacgcgtctcccacgtgggtgcaggggcccaagcacttgagccatcctctgctgctttcccaggtgcatcagcagggagctaggtcagaagtggagcagctgggacttgaaccagcgccaatatgggatgccagcactgcaggcagcacttcaTCCGTTATGTCCCATCACTggccctgaactttttttttctttttaactgtaTGTTTTCAGCCATGCAACTGTCTGTTCTCGCGAAACCTTACTTAGACAATGGTTGGGAAACCACTGAGCCAAGTTCAGTCCCTTCCTTGTCAGCAGAGAAAATTGAGGCCTTGTGTTTCCCGTTCCGGGAAGAGTGCTCCTTTCTCTGCAGGTTCCCCAGCACAGTTCATGGGAAGGCAGGGTGTCTCCATCTTACCCGGGAGGATGGAGAGAGATGTGTTCATCCTTGGGGTGGTGTTCATGAGGCTGACATTGAAACCTCATCCAGGCAGCAGTACGGCCTCGCCCTCCTGACGCCTTCCAGTGCTCTGATCAGAGGATTCCTCAGGAAGGGATGGGAGGGAAGGGCCCGTGGGGGAACTGAGAGCCTTGGCTGCTGTTCGACCGACCGAATATCCACTGGATGCCTGTTAGGTACCAGCGCTGGGAATGCCCCGAGGGCTGCCAACCAGGGTCCTGGCTTTCCAAGAACTTGCCATCTGGAATAACCCATGAACAGCCTGGGAAAGAGATGTCACTGGGGGTGAACGATCACCGAGCCACTGAAGAGATAAGCAGTGGCAGTGCTGGGAAGGTCTGAGAAGGCTTTTGGAAGGAGGTGGCTTAAGCTGGATCTTTAAAGATGCAGTGATCTTCTGGGTCCCCTATTTGCAAACTAGGGGGATAATGAGCAAAGGAGCATTTGAGGGGCCAGGCGTGTAGCCAAGTGGTGGAGACACCTCTGTCCTGTATCagaacatttgggattgcaatGCGTGactctgggtcctgactccagcttcctgctagtgcggaCTTTGGGAGGCAGCGGGGATGGCTctagtgattggattcctgccagtcacatgggagacttcgGTTGAGTCCCTagtccctggctctggcctagcctaGTCCCAATCGTTGTGGGCAATTTGGGGtggccggggtgtgtgtgtgtgtgtgaaccagtagataggagtgcTCTCTCAAGTGAGTAAATAATACTAAATTGGGAGCAGGTATaacacagtggttaaggtgctgcttaggatacccacatcccatattggagtgcctgggtgggaATTCTGGCTTTGCTTCcgattctgattccagcttcccgttaatgcacatcttgggaggcagcaggtgatggtccgtgccacccacgtgggagatccaggttgaTTTCTGGGTTCTTGGGTTTGACCTGACCTAGCCgtagctgtttcaggcatttagagagtgaatcaacaggtataacatctctctctctctctgcctttctgtgattcaggtaggtaggtagatagataaaaaaaattttttaaaggtttatttatctatttcaaaggcagagttacacacagagagaaggagaggcagagagaggtcttccatccactggttcactccccaattggccgcaatgactggagctgtgccgatctgaagtgaggagccaggagcttcctctgggtcatctcatgtgggtgcaggggcccagagacttgggccatcttctgctgctttcccaggccatagcagagagtgagatcggaagtggagcagccgagtctcgaaccagcgcccatatgggatgctggcaccacaggcagcagctttacctgctccaccacagtgctgaccccaataaaattatttttaaaagagaaagaagaaggtgCTGGTAttgtgtggtgggtaaagctgtgcctgtgactccagcgtcccatatgggtgccagttcatgtcctggttgctccactttaactccttgctaatgtacctgggcaaagcagtggaagatggcccaaatgtttgggtctctgccacccacatgggagaccccgaagaagctcccggctttggcttggcccaatgctggccactgtagccatttggcaagtaaaccagcagatggaagataggttggtctttctctttctctttctctctcctctgcgcccactctcctctctctctctctctctctctctctaaccctgactttcaaaataaataataaatatttaaaaaaatttaaagagaaagagaacacttGAGGTGTGCAGCATAGGAAGGAATTTCCAGGCTGTATTCCTGAAACCTGGGTGTGGAATTAATAATAATAGAAGATATCTCttatgaaatcttttttaaaagacttattttatttatttgaaaggcagaatggcagagagagagatcttgcatatgCTGTTTGATTTCCCAAATGATGGCCTggttgggcgaggctgaagccaggagcctgaaactccatccaggtctcgcacactggtggcaggggcccaaggacttgggccatcttctgctcctctgtgctctgatacgggattgcCAGctttgcaaacagcagcttaacccattgcgccacaacgctggcccctaaatacttcttttgtgttatatatatatttgctatttCAACCCTTACTACAGTTCTGTAAGGTAGGTACTATTGtcagcccattttacagatgaggcagTGGAGATAGAGGCTGTGTAACTTTCTGTAGGTTGCTCATTAGAAATGGCCAGGCCAGAAGTTGGGCCCAAGCAGTCTTGACTTGAGTGTATTCTTGAGCACCAAGATCCACAGATAAGagggtttttttgctttttttattattattattattatttttttaagattttatttggggctagcgctgtggtgtagcgggtaaagtcgccgcctgcagtgctggcatcccataagggcgctggtttgagactcggctgctccacttccaatccagaagatggcccaagttcttgggcccctgcacccacgtgggagtctcggaagaagctcctggctcctggctttggatcggtgcagctgcagccattgcagccaattggggagtgaaccagagaatggaggacctctctctctgtctctcttccctctgtgtaactctgactttcaaataattaaatcaatcttaaaaaaaaaaaaaaaagaaagagattttatttatttgttagagaggtagagttagagagggaaagagacagaaaggactgccatcctctggttcactccccaaatggctgcaacagccagagctgggccaatccgaagccaggagccaggagcctcttctgggtctcccacgtgggtacaggggcccaagaacttgggccatcttctactgctttcccaggtgcattagccaggagctggattgaagtagagcagccaggacttaaaccactGTCCATGTGGGATagcggctccgcaggcagaggcttaacctacaccatggcgccggccccaggttccccaccaccaccttctgcctttctctccccGGTGTGACTCACCTGCCTTGTGTAGGAAAGGAGACCCCAGACTCTATCTAAAGTCCCCCTGGATGAGTGCGGGTCCCTACGTGAGAGGCGTGTGACagctgctcctgcccctccttGTGTTCGTGTTTGGGGCAGTGGTTTCCGGCAGAAGGGAGAGCAAGAAGGCCAAAGGCCATGGTGAAAGAGCCACCCTGGACCCACAGGCCTGCCCGGGCTGGACCCTGTGCTTCCCTGTCGTTCTCTGAGCCCCAGATAGGTACAAGCTCCACAGAACTGTTTTCATTAAAAGTTCAGGGTATGCAAACATAACATTtctgtcttcctcccttcccccgcCCAGAGGGTTTCAAATCTCCCATTCTTCTGGTGGGGGCTGGAGAAGAGGGGGAAGGCAGGGATGAAGCCAGGTCAGCGTTTCCTACCGTGCAGGGGTTCCCACCTGGACATGGCCCCACTGCCCTGGCCCCACAGCGGTCCCTGGTTTGAGCAAGAGctgtcctgtgcctgtgtgtctctcctctcccgACAGGGAGCTCTGACATCCAGAAATAGCGTTTCAAAATCAGCTGTATTCGGGGGGACATTGTGCTAgagcaggttaaaccgctgctCAAGACACCTGCGTTCCGTCGTGGGGCGCCTCGTGCAGACGGCCCgcggctgctcctgctgctgcaggtccctgctggtgcacctgggaaggcagctcaagtccttgggcccctgccgccagcgtggagttcctgcctcctgtttttcagcctggccccagccctgtgtaggcatttggggagtaaactaatggataGATGATCTgtatcttcccctctctctgttactctgccatccaaacaaagttaaattttttaagaaagttgACTGTATTTCTCCCATTATAGAAGCAGTGCCAGCTGGTGGCAAATTTAGATATATAGGGGAAAAACATCATCTGTAATTCTGCTGCAGCAGCTCTCAGGAACACAAGGTGGACTTGCTCTCGTCCCTCCCTTTCTGAACCTGGCTTTTGGTCTGTGGGTGAGCCTGCTTTGCATATGGTTTTGTATTGTCCTTATTTAACTTAGCATAGGAAGCAATTTTCCGTCaacatgtggtttttgttttaagtttttttttccagtgtgcTAATAATGTGTGTTGTTCAGAAAGTCAGATGGTAGTGGGCTTGCGATAagtgcagcccctgccccaggctgctctCTTCCCACCTTCAACTCCTAGCTCGTTCCTCTCTTATCCAGGTTCTTTcataacttttttgttttgttttgttttcttaaaaataaacttgtttgAGATTTAGATACTATCTTTTGACTTTCTGCTGTGGAAAATTACagtctctgcatttttttttaaagatttatttctttgaaaggttagagaggcagagagagaaagagagagagagagtgagcgagagcgagagaggccttccatccgctagtttactccccaaatggccacaatagctggagctgcgccgatccgaagccagaatcctggagctCCTTTTAGGTCCCCcccatgggtacaagggcccaagtcttccactgctactgctttcccaggccatagcggagagccggattggaagtcccggagcagctgggatttgaactggcacccgtatgggatgctggcactgcaggcagctgctttacccactatgccacagcaccggccctagtcTCTGCATTCTTTTGCCTCCATACAGGTATTTCCCCACATTCCCAAATACTTATCTCTAATTTGGGGTAAATTACTGTGACAAGATCAGTATCTTTCAAAGCTGAACCATTTGTGATTACATAAATTACAAAGTactcataataaataaatagataagtaaataaataaataaataggtgtgtgtgtatataaaattttGAGAGGTGGAAAGATGGGGACAGAGAGCTCTCGTCCACTGTTTCAGTCctcggatgcctgcatcccaaatgagcactggttggagtcccagctgtttcagttcggatccagctctctgctaacgcgcctgggaaaacactggaagatggatggcccaagtgcttgggcccctaccatccacatgggagactcagatggagttccaggcccttggcttcagcctggcccagccctgcccattgtagccatttggggagtgaaccagcagatggaagacctctttctctctctttcaaataatatatatattttttaatggaaaagaaaagctGTGCATAAAACTTTTTAACCTATAGGATTTTTATTCAGCTAAATTTGTAGTAAACTGTTGAGACACAgggatgaatttcttttttttacgaTGTAATTGAAGGATGTCACACACTCAGTAATGTTAGGTGCAGTGCTTCGTGAAGTTTCAGTGCCGGGTACACCACgcaccctgcagcctcccagaacAGTCCTCTGAAGGCTCCTGAGTCTCTTCTCTATCAGTGCCTGcaccccctcctccactgccACCCTGTCCTGGAAAGATAGCCACTTGTCTGACTTCTACCACTGCTGGTTCCTCAGTGAGCTTTGCCTGCTCCTGAGCTGAACGAACATTCCGAAGACTCCCCACGCACAGGCAGTGGCACCACCTTGGCAGACACGATTTCTGGACTGCcagcttccagggccacagcccaGTCATGTCCGAGACGCTGGCCTTAGCTCCGTCATGACTGGAGACAGCTGCTTGCTGCCCAGGCCCGTACAGGCCTACATCAGACTGGGGGTTGACGGGAGGCCCAGGCCCCCCAGTGGGAGGTGTCTCCTGGGGAGAGGACTCAAACGGATTACTTGTGTGACCAGGCACAGCcgcagccacagccccagccgcAGCCCCAACCCCAGTCTCAGCCACCGTCATCCAACAAGCGTCCCAGCAACAGCACGCCACCCCCCACGCAGCTCAGCAAGATCAAGTACTCAGGGGGCCCCCAGATTGTGAAGAAGGAGCGGCGGCAGAGCTCTTCCCGCTTCAACCTCAGCAAGAACCGGGAGCTGCAGAAGCTTCCTGCCCTGAAAGGTACCTGTGGACGGGCCGGGCGCTGGCAGCTGGGCATCGGCCGGACGGGGATGGAGGCATTGCGCTGTGTGGGGAGAGGAGGGCGTTCTAGAGAatgtggggcagggggtggggtcaggggagGCCCTGGAAGGCAAGGAGGGGGTGGCAGAGAAGTGCTGGAGAGGAGACTCTGACTGGGGGGGTTCCCCCAGATTCGCCAACCCAGGAGCGGGAGGAGCTGTTTATCCAGAAGCTCCGCCAGTGCTGCGTGCTCTTCGACTTCGTGTCCGACCCACTCAGTGACCTCAAATTCAAGGAAGTGAAGCGGGCAGGTCTCAACGAGATGGTGGAGTACATCACTCACAGCCGCGACGTGGTCACCGAGGCCATCTACCCCGAGGCTGTCACCATGGTGGGTACGGGGAAAGGGCCCAGGGCGGGGTGGCTGCCCCGGAGCAGCCCCGCTGAGCTCTAACCCGGGCCCACCCCTCAGTTTTCAGTGAACCTCTTCCGGACGCTGCCACCTTCATCAAATCCCACAGGGGCCGAGTTCGACCCGGAGGAAGACGAACCCACCCTGGAAGCTGCCTGGCCGCATCTCCAGGTACCGGGGCAAGGGGCCAGGCCGGCCCTGGCCgtggggagcaggggcacccCGAGGCCTGCAGCATGCGGCCGCTCCCAGAGCTTGAGGAATGCCTGCTCAGTGCGGCCGCTGCTCCACGTCCGCAGCTCGTGTACGAGTTCTTCTTGCGCTTCCTCGAGTCTCCGGATTTCCAGCCAAACATAGCCAAGAAGTACATTGACCAGAAGTTTGTCCTCGCTGTGAGTTCCTGAGTGTCcatcctttccctctcctcccgtCCCATGAACTCGAGCCCCTGCTAGAGCCCGCCCCTGGCTCACAGCTGCTCTTTCCCCAACGCAGAGCACGTTGGGTTTCAGCTGTGTCTGCTACAGGGAGCCTGGgggggtggcggggtggggggtggggtggaaaaCCCGCCCTGCCCTTCAGAACCAAAAAGCACCGCAGGACTCTCAGTGCAGTTACCTGTCCTGCCATCCGGGCACTtgccccctgccctctcctcaAGAACCCTGTccccacggcgccagcctccccgCTGCCACTTCACTAGTggcgcttcctcctcctcccctcctctcagcTCCTAGACCTCTTTGACAGCGAGGATCCCCGAGAGCGAGACTTCCTCAAGACCATCCTGCATCGCATCTATGGCAAGTTTTTGGGTCTCCGGGCTTATATTCGTAGGCAGATCAACCACATCTTCTACAGGTGAGACCAGGAGCGCACTCAGGtgcagagccagcccctgctgaGGTGGGGCGGGAGCAGGGAGGTAGGGGAGACTCTGCCAGCCGATGGGGAGACCTCAGCGGTTGTCAAGAGAGCCCTTTCTCTCAGGTTCATCTATGAGACGGAGCATCACAATGGGATTGCCGAGCTCCTGGAGATCCTGGGCAGGTGAGAGGCGGTGGGGCCCGTTCCTAGAAAGGGTGGGGAGATTCGGATGGTGCCATGAGCTTGGAGCTGGCCTTCTGGCCCTAACAAACCTCGTGCAACTCCTAGCATCATCAATGGCTTTGCCCTGCCCCTTAAGGAAGAACACAAGATGTTTCTCATCCGTGTCCTGCTTCCCCTTCACAAGGTCAAGTCACTGAGTGTCTACCACCCTCAGGTGAGCTACCTGCCTCCGGAGGAATTCCCATGGGATGGGGGTGGCATAGCGAGCAGGTGGGCTAACTCCTTCACACCTCCCTTTCTATGCTGGGATCTTGTGTCCGTCATCGACCCCTctgagccccgcccctcaccacCTTTTCTACCTCTTTTGCAGCTGGCATACTGCGTGGTACAATTCCTGGAGAAGGAGAGTAGTCTGACTGAGCCGGTAATTCCCTTTCCAGCTCCAGGGTCCACCTGCTGCCATCAGCGTCACTTACTATTCTGTTCCTACCGGTCAAAGTGCCATAAGCAGGTGCTCAGGAGGCCTGCGGCCTGACAGATGTCATGATGTTCTGTCCAAAGGAGAAGGGAAGCCTGTATACCAGGGAACAGACCTAAGCCAGAGAAACATGAGCAGTCAGCTGAAGTCCCCCTTGCTGTGCCCACCAGGGTAGGGGTGTTGGAGAGGGCAGGAAGGCTTGCCAGAGAACCACACAGGTATTGAGAATGGTCCGCCTCCTCTTCTCACAGGTGATTGTGGGACTTCTCAAGTTTTGGCCCAAGACTCACAGCCCCAAGGAGGTGATGTTCCTGAATGAGCTAGAGGAGATTCTGGACGTCATTGAGCCTTCGGAATTCAGCAAAGTGATGGAGCCCCTCTTCCGCCAGCTTGCCAAGTGTGTCTCCAGCCCCCATTTCCAGGTGAGCCTCCGacccagcctgtcccagcccctgtctCCCAGAAGCTGAGAAGGGCGGGAGCAGGCAAGCAGCACCCCCACCAAGTCCCGCCTCTCCCCACCAGGTGGCAGAGCGCGCTCTCTATTACTGGAACAACGAGTACATCATGAGCCTGATAAGTGACAATGCTGCCCGTGTTCTCCCCATCATGTTCCCTGCACTCTATAGGAATTCCAAGAGCCATTGGAACAAGTAAGACACAGGCGGGATGGGGGAGGTGGCAGGATCTGATTTTGGAACCTTTGAGGGTGTGAAGAACTAGAGTGCCCAGGGTCTCAGCTGGTCACTTAACAAGTGGGGCTGATGTCCACTGTGTACTGACAGGACCTGAAATGAGCTATCCCCAGGACACCAAACAGCAAAGCAGGGCCTAACACCACTCCTTGTGGCCAGCTGTTCTGTAGGTCACATCACAGCTCTGGGTAACTCTACTCTGTGAGAAGCCGACACAATCCCCTTAGAGCGTTATGTGTACAGAATCCCAGAGCACGCAGTACGTGGTACAGATGCAGTTCACTCTGCTGCTGGGAGGCCATCAGTGTGGGTTACAGTGGGAAATGGTAGGGAGACGGTAAGCCTTAAAGCATGGAGGAGGGgaaggatggacaggtggatagGTGTCTCAGGTCACACGCGTTAGCCAGAGCTATTTGCTTAAACTGTACAGAGGTTTGAGAAATAAATGGGAGTCACAAATGAGACAGTGCAAGACAGCAAATTGGAGTGGGGTGCTAAGGGCAGGCACTGTCTCCTGTACCTTACCTTTGTTCCTGGTGGCAGGACAATCCATGGACTGATCTATAATGCCCTGAAGCTATTCATGGAAATGAATCAGAAGCTGTTTGATGACTGCACACAACAATACAAGGCGGAGAAGCAGAAGTGAgtgcctctctccctttttcaccTTCTGCCATCACCTCTCTGCTTCGAAGTCCAACTCCAATCCTGTTTGCTGTCTCAGGGGCCGGTTCCgaatgaaggaaagagaagagatgtGGCAGAAGATTGAGGAGCTGGCCCGGCTTAATCCCCAGGTGAGGTTTTTCTGCCAGTGTAGAGCCGGGAGCCCCacgtggaggagggggagggggacggggAGGAATAAGCAGACAGGCCACCGGCCTCTGGAGCGGCACTCACTGCTCGTCCACGCCTGCTCTCCCTCTCAGTACCCCATGTTCCGAGCTCCTCCACCACTGCCCCCCGTGTACTCGATGGAGACGGAGACCCCCACGGCAGAGGACATCCAGCTTCTGAAGAGGACAGTGGAGACGGAGGCCGTGCAGGTGGAGggcgctggggtggggctgggcagtcGGAGCAGAAATTAGACAGATGGGGAGGGC
The sequence above is drawn from the Lepus europaeus isolate LE1 chromosome 3, mLepTim1.pri, whole genome shotgun sequence genome and encodes:
- the PPP2R5D gene encoding serine/threonine-protein phosphatase 2A 56 kDa regulatory subunit delta isoform, which encodes MPYKLKKEKEPPKLAKGSAKPSSSGKDGGSENAEEAQPQPQPQPQPQPQSQPPSSNKRPSNSTPPPTQLSKIKYSGGPQIVKKERRQSSSRFNLSKNRELQKLPALKDSPTQEREELFIQKLRQCCVLFDFVSDPLSDLKFKEVKRAGLNEMVEYITHSRDVVTEAIYPEAVTMFSVNLFRTLPPSSNPTGAEFDPEEDEPTLEAAWPHLQLVYEFFLRFLESPDFQPNIAKKYIDQKFVLALLDLFDSEDPRERDFLKTILHRIYGKFLGLRAYIRRQINHIFYRFIYETEHHNGIAELLEILGSIINGFALPLKEEHKMFLIRVLLPLHKVKSLSVYHPQLAYCVVQFLEKESSLTEPVIVGLLKFWPKTHSPKEVMFLNELEEILDVIEPSEFSKVMEPLFRQLAKCVSSPHFQVAERALYYWNNEYIMSLISDNAARVLPIMFPALYRNSKSHWNKTIHGLIYNALKLFMEMNQKLFDDCTQQYKAEKQKGRFRMKEREEMWQKIEELARLNPQYPMFRAPPPLPPVYSMETETPTAEDIQLLKRTVETEAVQMLKDIKKEKVLLRRKSELPQDVYTIKALEAHKRAEEFLTASQEAL